From a single Capsicum annuum cultivar UCD-10X-F1 chromosome 12, UCD10Xv1.1, whole genome shotgun sequence genomic region:
- the LOC107850209 gene encoding peroxisomal 2,4-dienoyl-CoA reductase [(3E)-enoyl-CoA-producing]-like: MCHKALNYIKKGGPGRSSTSGGLILNISDTLHYTASWYQIHVAVAKSAVDAVTINLALQWCTDYDIKVNGIAQGSIGDTASMHKLGPEEISNKNREYMPLYKLGEKYDIAMAALYLASDAGW, from the exons ATGTGCCATAAAGCACTTAACTATATCAAGAAGGGGGGACCTGGGAGGAGTTCGACTTCTGGTGGATTGATATTGAACATCAGTGATACTTTGCATTACACTGCatcttggtatcaaatccatgtAGCTGTTGCTAAG TCTGCTGTTGATGCAGTCACTATAAATTTGGCTCTACAGTGGTGCACAGACTATGATATTAAGGTAAATGGTATTGCACAAGGCAGCATAGGTGACACTGCTAGCATGCATAAACTTGGACCGGAGGAGATAAGCAATAAGAACAGAGAATACATGCCTCTGTACAAACTTGGGGAGAAATATGATATTGCCATGGCTGCTCTGTACCTTGCGTCGGATGCTGGTTGGTAG